One segment of Streptomyces sp. TG1A-8 DNA contains the following:
- a CDS encoding TetR family transcriptional regulator, translating to MAAVRDPGATRARIFEAAVAEFARHGIAGARIDRIATAAKANKQLIYAYFGNKAELFTQVLGRSMVDMAAAVPVDPDDMEGWIDRLIDYHAAHPELLRLLFWEGVEYGTAELPDEAARQDHYARKIAAIADGQARGVITDAIPPGDLLLLLVSLANWTAVVPQMRRILAGTEDTDHERLRASIKEAARRLVAR from the coding sequence ATGGCAGCAGTCAGGGACCCCGGGGCCACCAGGGCCCGCATCTTCGAGGCGGCGGTCGCCGAGTTCGCGCGGCACGGCATCGCGGGCGCCCGCATCGACCGCATCGCCACCGCGGCCAAGGCCAACAAGCAGCTGATCTACGCCTACTTCGGCAACAAGGCCGAACTGTTCACGCAGGTCCTGGGCCGCTCCATGGTGGACATGGCCGCGGCCGTCCCCGTCGACCCGGACGACATGGAGGGCTGGATCGACCGGCTCATCGACTACCACGCCGCCCACCCCGAACTGCTGCGCCTGCTCTTCTGGGAGGGCGTCGAGTACGGCACCGCCGAACTCCCCGACGAGGCGGCGCGCCAGGACCACTACGCCCGCAAGATCGCCGCGATCGCGGACGGCCAGGCCCGGGGCGTCATCACCGACGCGATCCCGCCCGGCGACCTCCTCCTCCTCCTGGTCTCCCTCGCCAACTGGACCGCCGTCGTCCCGCAGATGCGGCGCATCCTGGCGGGCACCGAGGACACCGACCACGAGCGCCTGCGAGCCTCGATCAAGGAGGCGGCCCGCAGACTGGTCGCGCGCTAG